The window TTTAAGGATGACACTTTGCATTTAGGTGTCCCATCGTGGATTACTAGTCTTTTGCTTCTATGATTTTTGTTAGGAATTAAGCTTTGGTGATTTTGATGTCCACTAAGGATTGCCATAATAGCTCGTCTCATCTTTGCACTTATCTTCTTTATGGATTTGATTGGCATTTTTAACTTAAATCTTAACCACGTTTTACTGATTTTCTAGTCTTCTGTATTACTAAATTTTGACCTAAAGTTAGTCTCCTAGGAACTTAAAATCCATAATCAAAGTTTCCTTCTCTCAACTTTAGCTCTGTGATCAAGTTTATGCATCTAAACATTCATTCAATCATTGTAACAAACAggaatataaattaaaaacaaaagaaGCAGCAGCAGCAGAATTATAATAGAGGTGCATTAGGTAGCAGAAAGTTTAATACCACTTAGCACGAGCACCGACTTTGAGAGGCATAGGCGCATGCTCGCGACATGGCCCTTCCGTAGCTACCTTATGAAGCCCATATAATTCCATTTGGACATCGCTTCCTGCACTTGTCAAATCTTCATCCTCCATGAACTTAGTTGCCTTTGCAAATATATTCTCCAATTCACTCCTTTCGATTCCCTCCCAATCATCGTCGTCGCTATCAATCTTTATTTGTTTCTCATCGGCTTTTCTCTTAGCTTCAATATCCTCAGCCTGAATCTCCTCAGATTCTTCAATAACATCCTTTTCAACGGATAATTCCATCccgatttttatgttttcttcaaGCAGATTATCATCACCTACTATTTCTTTCTCGTCAACAACCTGCTCTGCTAGTTTAATAGCAGTATTATCCTCAGGGAAATTTACTCCAAATTCGCTGTTTACTTGAAACTCGTCGACGTCACTTCCCGAGATAACCTCTGAAATTTCTTCAATTGATTTTGGAGGCAATTCGCAGCATTCAGCTTGAATAACTTCATCGCTTTTAGCTGATTTCTCAATTTCCTCAACCTCAACCGATCCTTTTAAAATTCTATCGATCATTTGTGCTTCTTCTGCAACGAATTCCACTTTCTTTTCACTCTTAAATTGATCAACCTGCAACCTCTCACAATACTGTGTATCCTCCTCCGTAGTATCTCCAACAATGTTCCGATAAAGATTTTGAGTCTCTGACACCTGTGGATTGCGAGAACAATCACCACGAGCCATAGCCATTGAAACAAGTTTCGCtataagaaaagagaaaaaaacagCAATAAGAGCCGTGAGAAGGAGTTCTTGAAGCAGTTCCATGGAATTATTCAGGGATCGAAAGGAAGGGAAAGAAATAGAAGAGGATGGTGATGTTTGAAAAGATCAGCAATAGAtatagaaagggaagaagaagaagaaaagtaaGGAAGAGAGAAAGCTGAGAGGAAGGGATATTTGCAGAGAAGAGCAAAGCATATTCGGCTTTTGAGTTTGGCAAGCAGGTGTGGGTCACGGAGGTGTCCGAAAAGCGAGCAATAAGCCAAAATGGAGTTGGGACTTGGCTATCTTTTTCCTTTCCTCCCGTAATGATTCTTTAACGTCACTCGCCGCTTTTTTATTCATTCCTCTTtacttttcttaattttttcaaAACTCCCTGTTATGGTTTTGTTTATATCAGAAAATTTTATgtgattttcattttatttatttgaacctATTGGGCGTGTGGT of the Euphorbia lathyris chromosome 7, ddEupLath1.1, whole genome shotgun sequence genome contains:
- the LOC136200962 gene encoding acyl-CoA-binding domain-containing protein 3-like: MELLQELLLTALIAVFFSFLIAKLVSMAMARGDCSRNPQVSETQNLYRNIVGDTTEEDTQYCERLQVDQFKSEKKVEFVAEEAQMIDRILKGSVEVEEIEKSAKSDEVIQAECCELPPKSIEEISEVISGSDVDEFQVNSEFGVNFPEDNTAIKLAEQVVDEKEIVGDDNLLEENIKIGMELSVEKDVIEESEEIQAEDIEAKRKADEKQIKIDSDDDDWEGIERSELENIFAKATKFMEDEDLTSAGSDVQMELYGLHKVATEGPCREHAPMPLKVGARAKWNAWQRLGNMSPEVAMEKYVALVSDNVHAWKEDKFVGDGKPEPLEVETIGVVTSDKSIPSYNHLNYTEQSKNAEDVPSTARDDLTGEPNLESLAKE